One Thiocapsa sp. genomic window, GAATTCTTGGCATGGTAGAGGGCCATGTCGGCACGGGCCAACACATCTCTCGGATCCTTCTCCTCGGGTTGACAGGTCGCGAAGCCGATGCTCAAGGTCACCCGAATTTGTTGACCCTTGACCTCGATCGGCTGCGCGGAGACGCTCTCGCGGATGCGTTCGAGCCCGTTGCGCGCCTGGACCTCGCTGGTCTCGGGCAGCGCGATGACGAACTCCTCCCCGCCCCAGCGACCGAGCCAGTCGGCTTGCCGCACCTCCCGGCGCAGTGTCTCCGACACAGACTTCAACACCTCGTCGCCGACACCGTGGCCGTAGGCGTCGTTGACCAGCTTGAAGTGGTCGAGATCCAGAATCGCAAGACAGCAGGCCAGTCCCGAGCGCCGACCCCGGGCATGGATCCGCTGAATCGATTGCCAGACCCCGCGCCGATTCAGCAACCCGGTCAACTCGTCATGGTCGACGAGGTACTCGAGCTTCAGCTCGGCGACCTTGCGCCGGGTGATGTCGATGTGGGTACCGGCAACCCGCATCGCCTTGCCGTCCGCGTCCCGCTCGTAGACCCGCGAACGGTCCTGGATCCAGACCCAATGCCCGTCACGATGACGCATTCGGTATTCCGCATCGAACCGATCGAGGTCGCCGTTCGTCACCTGCTCGGCAAGGGTCAGGACGCGGTCGCGATCATCCGGGTGCAGCATCTGCCGCCAGCTTTGCAGGTCGACCTGAATCTCGCCGACGCCATAGCCGAGCTTGGCCAGATAGCGGGCATCGACCGTCACCTCCGGGGGCGATATGGAGCCGGTGTAAATACCGATATCGCCGCCTTCGACGGCAAGCTCGAGCCGTCTCGTCGCGTCCGCCAACGCCGCCTCGGCTGCTTTGCGCTCCGTCACGTCGCGCCCGACGCCGATGATGGCCGTGACCCGACCCTCGGCGTCCAGAACCGCGGTGTCCGACCAACCGAGCCAGCGCCAACCCCACACGGTCAAGGCACGCTGCTCGACATAGGTGTGATGCGGGGGCCGGCTAAGCTTCGTGATCGCCGCTGCGGTCTCCGCGCGGTCGTCCTCGTGGACGAGCGGCATGAATGACCGGCCGAGCAGCTCGTCCCTGCTCTTACCGAAGGCCCGACAATAACTCGGGCTCACGAACGAGAAGCGACCCTCGGGGTCGATCTTAACCAGGAGATCCGTTTGGTTCTCGACAAGCAGACGATAGTCCTCGTCAGGCGTCTGGTCGGCACCCTGGGTCAAACTCTGCTTGGTCTCTTCCGGGGGCATGAATCGGATCGCGCTGATAGTTACCGATCGCCGAGAAGGATAGCGCGCCATCGTGACGAGGTCGAGATCCAGCGACCGACAGACGCCTTTGAATCCAGTGTGAATATGCACGGAATCCGGTGTGAATGTGCCGGCGCGCCGCGCCAACCATCGGTTGCCGCACAAGGGCCTGGGCTCGGGTCGCTGACTCCTTCCGGATGCTCGGCCGCACGCGGACGTGCGATCAATCGATCCGTGGCCCGTCCACATAGCGATCGCGCGCCGCCTTGGCGCGTTCGAAGATGGCCAGCAGGCCTTCGCCGTCGGCGCTGCGTATACTCTCGGCGAGATCGGTCATCTCGATGCCGAAGCGCGCCAGCATGGCGCTCAGGGCCTCGCGATTGGCGAGACAGATGTCGCGCCACATGACCGGATTACTCGAAGCGATGCGAGTGAAGTCCCGGAAGCCACCGGCGGCATAGCGGAAGATCTCGTCGTTCTCGCGCATGCGCGCCAGCGCATCGACCAGCCCGAAAGCGAGCATGTGTGGCAAATGGCTGGTGGCGGCGAGCACCTCGTCGTGATGTGCGACGGACATACAGGTGACTTCAGCCCCGCAGGTCTCCCACATCGCGGTGACGCGTGCGAGTGCATCGGCGTCGGTCTCGGGCAACGGGGTCAGGATAACGCGACGCTGCCGGTAGAGCTCGGCAACGGATGCCTCCACGCCGCTGTGCTCCGTGCCGGCGATCGGGTGACCGGGGACCAAGCGCGGCGGAACTTGGCCGAAGACGCCGAGCGCATCCACCACCACGCTGCCTTTCACACTACCCCCATCGGTCACCACCGCAGCGGGGGCGAGCCGGTCGCGAATCGCCTCGAAGACCCCGCGCATGGCACCGAGCGGGACGGAGACGAACACCATGTCCGCGCCCGCGACCGCCTCGGCGGGATCCTGCGTCAGCAGATCCACGACACCCAGCTCGCGCGCCCGCTCGAGGTTGGCAAGCCCGCGTCCGCAGCCGATGACCTGCCCCACGGCGCCGGCCTCGCGCAGGGCCCGGGCGAGGGATCCGCCGATCAGTCCAACCCCGATGATCGCCAGCCGCTCGATCATGACGCGAGCACGTCCTCGAGTGCCGCAATGCAGCGGGCGTTCTCGGCCTCGAGACCGATGCTTATGCGTAGATGGTTGGGCAGACCGTAGTTGCCGACCGGTCGCACGATGACGCCGCGTTTCAACAGGTCCTGGTTGACCGGGCCGGCCGGGCGGCCGACGTCGAGCGTGATGAAGTTGCCGACCGACGGGATGTACTCGAGCCCCATTCGCTTGAAGGCATCGAGGTACTGCCGCATCCCCGCACGGTTGAGCTCGACCGAGGCACGCACATGCTCGCGATCGCCGATGGCTGCGGCCGCGGCGGCCTGAGCGAAGGCGTTGACGTTGAAGGGCTGACGCACCCGATTGAGCAGATCCGCCACCTGCGGATCACTGAGTCCGTAACCGACCCGCAGCGCGGCCAAACCATGGGCCTTGGCGAAGGTTCGGGTCACGATGAGATTCGGAAAGTAATCGATCCAGTGTGTGGCATCCGGGAAGTCCGGCTCGCCGACATACTCGGTGTAAGCCTCGTCGACCACCACGATACAGGTGCGCGGCATGGCCCCGATGAATGACTTGAGCGGTGCGGCGGCCAGCCAGGTCCCGGTCGGATTGTTCGGATTGGCGATCCAGACCACGCGGGTCTTGTCCGTCACGAGACTCGCCAGCGCGTCGAGATCGTTCCCGTAGTCGCACGCCTTGGCAACACGTGCGCTCGCGCCGACCGCTTGAGTCGAGATGGGATAGACCGCGAAGGCATGCTCGGAGAAGACCGACTCCACACCCGGATGCAGAAAGGTCCGTGCGATCAGGTCGAGCACGTCGTTCGATCCGTTCCCGATGGTGACCGCGCTCGGCGGGACACCGTGGAACTCGGCGAGCACGCGTCGCAGCTCGAAGCCGCCGCCATCGGGATACCGCCCGATCTCGCCCATCAGGCCGGCGATCGCCTCGCGCGCCCGTGGGCCGGGGCCCAAGGGATTCTCGTTCGATGCCAGCTTCACCGAGTCGCGAATACCGAGCTCGCGCTCCAGCTCCGAAACCGGTTTGCCGGGGACGTAAGGGGTGAGCCCGGCAATTCCGGGGGCAGTCAGGGGCAGGAAGGGATTGTCGTGGACAGTCATTGAGTTTCCAATCTCATGATAAACGCCTCGTAGAGGCCGTTGGACAGGTGAAACCCCCGTTCTTTCGCGTTCACGAGAATCTGCTTCGCGGAGCGCGAATCCAAGATCTCGCGCTGGACCGCAAGCAACAGGACGCCGACCAATCCGAGCACAGGGATGCCCATCATCCGCGCGACCCGCCGTCCTTTCTTCTCGTCCACGATCAGCGGCAGATGTCGCTGACGCGCCAACGCGAGGGCTTCGGCTTCTCCGGGATCGAGCAGGGTCCGAAGCTCGGCGAGCAGCGGCACCTCATCCACCGACACCACCTCGAGCCATGACCGCTGTGGTACGATCCCCGCGACATCGGGATCGCCGGCGAGCCATTCTCGGTAGACGGCATCCGGAAGCAACACCCGCTCGAAACAGCCGGCGAAGAGATCGAGTCGCTGTTGAGCCGCGAGCACGATCAGCGCAGTCGTATCGCTGACAACGATCGTCATTCAAGGACGGCCAAGCCGACCCAGGGTCTCGAGCTCCTCCGCAAGATCGTAGTCGGCGATCGGGACACCAAGCTCGCCGAGCAATCCCATCATCTCTTCGCGCGACTTCTCGAACACCCGCGCCACCTGGCCCAAGCTCAGATCACCCGACTGGAAGGATCGGACGGCGATCCATTTTCGAAAACCAAGGTCGAGCAGCCTGTCATCGAAGGCGGCGGCAATTCCGATCGGCTTGCCGCGCCGCGTGATGAGCAGATATTCGCCGCGGTCGAGGGTCTGTCCGAGCAGGCTCGGATTGGTTTGGAGCGCTTTGATACCGATGGTTTCCATCGACCGGGTACTCCGTAAAAGGGGTATCCGAAGTATAGCAGAGCGATTTGACCGAACCGCCGGGGACGCGCAGCAGACAGCGTCTCGCGTCGATCATGCCCACATCCGTACATCGAATCGAACCCATCCGTGATCGAGCTGCCGGTCATACCGATCCGGGATCAATGGCCTAAAGGACCGCCAGCGGATAAGACCCGAGCACCTTGAACAGCAGAGACGACTGTCTCAGGTTCTCCAGCGCGAGCGCGACCTTCGGGTCGTCCCGGTGGCCCATGATGTCGATGAAGAAGACGTAGTCCCAGATGCCGCGACGCGAAGGGCGCGACTCGATGCGGGTCATACTGATGCCGTGAGCGGCCAAGGGGGTCAGCAGGTTGTGGAGACCGCCGGCCTGGTTGCGGCAAGACAGCAGCAGGCTGCT contains:
- a CDS encoding diguanylate cyclase, encoding MPPEETKQSLTQGADQTPDEDYRLLVENQTDLLVKIDPEGRFSFVSPSYCRAFGKSRDELLGRSFMPLVHEDDRAETAAAITKLSRPPHHTYVEQRALTVWGWRWLGWSDTAVLDAEGRVTAIIGVGRDVTERKAAEAALADATRRLELAVEGGDIGIYTGSISPPEVTVDARYLAKLGYGVGEIQVDLQSWRQMLHPDDRDRVLTLAEQVTNGDLDRFDAEYRMRHRDGHWVWIQDRSRVYERDADGKAMRVAGTHIDITRRKVAELKLEYLVDHDELTGLLNRRGVWQSIQRIHARGRRSGLACCLAILDLDHFKLVNDAYGHGVGDEVLKSVSETLRREVRQADWLGRWGGEEFVIALPETSEVQARNGLERIRESVSAQPIEVKGQQIRVTLSIGFATCQPEEKDPRDVLARADMALYHAKNSGRNRVCYDGHDSGVYAVSMAVLVQSALQTARILPAFQPIVELHDRRVVAEESLARIVAADGRVLAASSFIDIAEQLGLLHRIDSMLLSATAARLKTSKASGATPLLDFVHLSGDLVRHPDILQTLARELDRVSKAANGAPPLVLTLSERQITAETEQIARALAPLLDLGCKIAVSDYGGDASSFRFLIHLPVSFIQLDVNLIRLAGESARARSILAAIQHSAKDLGITTIAKQVEDEATLQRLVELGVDWGSGYLFGRPSEPS
- a CDS encoding prephenate dehydrogenase/arogenate dehydrogenase family protein, with the translated sequence MIERLAIIGVGLIGGSLARALREAGAVGQVIGCGRGLANLERARELGVVDLLTQDPAEAVAGADMVFVSVPLGAMRGVFEAIRDRLAPAAVVTDGGSVKGSVVVDALGVFGQVPPRLVPGHPIAGTEHSGVEASVAELYRQRRVILTPLPETDADALARVTAMWETCGAEVTCMSVAHHDEVLAATSHLPHMLAFGLVDALARMRENDEIFRYAAGGFRDFTRIASSNPVMWRDICLANREALSAMLARFGIEMTDLAESIRSADGEGLLAIFERAKAARDRYVDGPRID
- the hisC gene encoding histidinol-phosphate transaminase encodes the protein MTVHDNPFLPLTAPGIAGLTPYVPGKPVSELERELGIRDSVKLASNENPLGPGPRAREAIAGLMGEIGRYPDGGGFELRRVLAEFHGVPPSAVTIGNGSNDVLDLIARTFLHPGVESVFSEHAFAVYPISTQAVGASARVAKACDYGNDLDALASLVTDKTRVVWIANPNNPTGTWLAAAPLKSFIGAMPRTCIVVVDEAYTEYVGEPDFPDATHWIDYFPNLIVTRTFAKAHGLAALRVGYGLSDPQVADLLNRVRQPFNVNAFAQAAAAAAIGDREHVRASVELNRAGMRQYLDAFKRMGLEYIPSVGNFITLDVGRPAGPVNQDLLKRGVIVRPVGNYGLPNHLRISIGLEAENARCIAALEDVLAS
- a CDS encoding DUF3368 domain-containing protein, with amino-acid sequence MTIVVSDTTALIVLAAQQRLDLFAGCFERVLLPDAVYREWLAGDPDVAGIVPQRSWLEVVSVDEVPLLAELRTLLDPGEAEALALARQRHLPLIVDEKKGRRVARMMGIPVLGLVGVLLLAVQREILDSRSAKQILVNAKERGFHLSNGLYEAFIMRLETQ
- a CDS encoding UPF0175 family protein; this translates as METIGIKALQTNPSLLGQTLDRGEYLLITRRGKPIGIAAAFDDRLLDLGFRKWIAVRSFQSGDLSLGQVARVFEKSREEMMGLLGELGVPIADYDLAEELETLGRLGRP